The following proteins are encoded in a genomic region of Synechococcus sp. ROS8604:
- a CDS encoding VapE domain-containing protein, with translation MFSIDDIKGIIANASDPAAPKELNTATSSNDLAIDNPIINLSGIRNSNDVISLGTAEFTPRELQGYSDLVVHKRPNLLRNNQPYIYKDDGKELSGVSRYCLPGESPTNSCGWFFITPDENYIPITADLELEEAYAPEFYGGSIPDTPYGVGYQDTCLLETNATLIRLLSAQYLYELCATLSDNWSINKVHTLTFTRAGKADQMRFISLRDDGSIASVSVDRCDEQNVKPKDIYPIVTSWCLTNKVLFDVYTSSLMINGKQVTEKALPGLISKVSHELGINIKTSDFKPTLTSYAINNQYHSLMERYFKLEQLEELELLEPHDHRTFASEFFEIKDDEHRRYADACMQHMLEKLVIRALYPGFPLRSCVILHGPQGVGKSGVLKALCGEEHYDEIQALSKGDAHHGGAGHPDTQKKLSQNNLVVINEIGRALEDLGPDSMKDFITSESCSYVDKFQTDITRRGRTAVVAGTTNRANILTDPTGNTRFQIILCGNTEKIDFDRLEKLQPGILLSALKAVREIAAEGVSALKAHALPDWVMEYSEKQNLEFLSGSEFVGTLAPLVSPTSPSGMKASRHTVGMKEICDALNLKPNEVRGAMDEIVRSMKLLGYEKWGKRVRFNGHNNQTVFIKTGADKPLTRETVHDVMPSGDY, from the coding sequence ATGTTTTCTATTGATGATATAAAGGGGATTATCGCCAATGCGTCAGATCCCGCAGCGCCTAAGGAATTAAACACAGCTACTTCGTCTAATGATCTAGCTATCGATAATCCTATTATTAACCTGTCAGGCATACGTAATTCTAATGATGTTATTTCTTTAGGTACTGCGGAGTTCACGCCTAGGGAGCTGCAGGGCTATAGCGACTTAGTCGTTCACAAGCGCCCCAACCTGTTACGCAATAACCAGCCATACATATACAAAGATGATGGGAAAGAATTGTCAGGAGTATCTCGGTACTGTCTGCCAGGAGAGTCACCCACCAATTCGTGTGGCTGGTTCTTTATTACTCCCGATGAAAACTATATTCCAATTACTGCTGATCTGGAACTAGAGGAGGCATACGCTCCAGAGTTCTATGGCGGTAGCATTCCTGACACGCCTTATGGTGTTGGCTATCAAGATACCTGCTTGCTGGAGACTAACGCTACCCTGATTCGGCTCTTAAGCGCACAATATTTATACGAGCTTTGTGCCACACTTTCAGATAACTGGAGTATTAATAAGGTACATACGCTTACGTTCACTCGTGCTGGTAAGGCAGACCAGATGCGGTTCATCTCATTGCGTGATGATGGCAGCATTGCTTCTGTTTCAGTAGACCGTTGTGATGAACAGAACGTTAAGCCTAAAGATATTTACCCAATTGTCACGAGCTGGTGCTTGACCAACAAGGTGTTGTTCGATGTCTATACCAGTAGCCTGATGATTAATGGCAAACAGGTCACCGAAAAGGCATTGCCTGGATTGATTTCAAAGGTTAGTCATGAGCTCGGTATCAATATTAAAACCTCAGACTTCAAACCAACACTTACTTCCTATGCGATTAACAACCAATATCACAGTCTGATGGAACGATACTTCAAGCTGGAGCAATTAGAAGAGCTTGAACTATTAGAACCACATGATCATCGAACGTTTGCAAGCGAGTTCTTTGAAATTAAAGATGATGAGCACCGGAGGTATGCCGATGCCTGCATGCAGCACATGCTGGAGAAGCTTGTCATACGGGCACTGTATCCAGGGTTCCCTCTAAGGAGTTGTGTCATCCTCCACGGGCCTCAAGGTGTAGGTAAGAGCGGAGTTCTCAAAGCACTTTGTGGCGAGGAGCACTACGACGAAATCCAGGCGCTTTCTAAAGGTGATGCTCACCACGGTGGAGCAGGGCATCCAGACACACAGAAGAAACTTTCTCAGAACAACTTGGTCGTTATCAATGAAATTGGTAGGGCTCTTGAAGACCTAGGGCCAGACTCGATGAAAGACTTTATTACCAGCGAGAGTTGCTCTTACGTTGATAAGTTTCAAACAGATATTACTAGGCGCGGAAGAACGGCTGTTGTTGCTGGAACAACTAACCGAGCAAACATTCTTACCGACCCAACAGGTAACACTCGCTTTCAGATAATTCTGTGTGGCAATACTGAGAAGATTGACTTTGATCGGCTTGAGAAGTTGCAACCAGGCATCCTGCTGTCTGCACTAAAAGCTGTCAGGGAGATTGCAGCTGAAGGAGTGTCAGCCTTGAAAGCTCATGCACTGCCTGACTGGGTAATGGAGTACAGCGAGAAGCAGAACCTTGAGTTCCTTTCAGGTAGTGAGTTTGTTGGTACCCTTGCGCCTCTTGTTTCTCCTACATCTCCATCAGGTATGAAGGCTTCACGGCATACCGTTGGGATGAAAGAGATATGTGATGCACTTAACCTCAAGCCAAACGAAGTGCGGGGAGCTATGGATGAAATCGTTCGGTCTATGAAGCTTCTCGGATACGAGAAGTGGGGCAAGCGCGTTCGTTTTAACGGGCATAACAACCAGACTGTCTTCATCAAGACAGGTGCAGATAAACCCCTAACCAGGGAAACAGTGCACGATGTTATGCCTTCAGGGGATTACTGA
- a CDS encoding carbamoyl-phosphate synthase, producing MQRSLRLSLSLSGVAALALSNGALLPAAAQEAGSAEDLGVMEINLKDAVKFNWGFQGALQGAGTPNQAGIGGFLPLAVGDNSVFFADVLLNANFADYGGNSSIINTDVAGTTISTSTRLGYRWLNSDRSWMYGVNGGYDSRPMNTGGTDTGVNVSGTEKSAFFQQVAVNAEAVSDSWNFNAYALVPVGDTEQQLNSVYQGGSLDTYGLDIGYFITPAVNASVGYYYQSGDLGEADGSGVLGRLAYEMTSGVTAGVNISYDEAFDTRVSADLKVRFGGPSTTAATKKKWENPTINALTASPKSRDVRVHDILVYRRELQCGIDGNCIFVPTDRFIKANPTEI from the coding sequence ATGCAGCGTTCACTGCGCCTGTCGTTATCGCTAAGCGGTGTTGCTGCACTGGCACTCTCTAATGGCGCTCTGCTTCCTGCGGCTGCTCAAGAGGCAGGTAGCGCAGAAGACCTCGGGGTGATGGAGATCAACCTTAAGGATGCAGTCAAGTTCAACTGGGGTTTTCAAGGCGCACTACAAGGAGCAGGCACGCCTAACCAAGCAGGTATTGGCGGGTTCTTGCCCCTCGCTGTTGGTGACAACAGCGTCTTCTTTGCTGATGTGCTGCTCAATGCCAACTTTGCTGATTACGGCGGCAATAGCAGCATCATCAATACCGACGTAGCTGGCACCACGATCAGTACCTCAACGCGATTGGGTTATCGCTGGCTGAATAGCGACCGCAGCTGGATGTATGGCGTTAACGGTGGCTATGACAGCCGCCCGATGAATACAGGTGGAACTGATACAGGCGTGAATGTCAGCGGCACAGAGAAGAGTGCTTTCTTCCAGCAGGTGGCAGTTAATGCAGAAGCAGTCTCTGATAGCTGGAACTTCAATGCCTATGCCTTAGTTCCTGTTGGTGATACAGAGCAACAGCTGAATAGCGTTTATCAAGGCGGCTCGCTTGATACCTACGGGCTTGATATTGGTTATTTCATCACTCCAGCCGTTAATGCTTCTGTTGGTTATTACTACCAAAGCGGTGACCTAGGAGAAGCAGATGGTTCCGGCGTACTCGGACGCTTAGCCTATGAAATGACCAGTGGCGTCACAGCAGGAGTCAATATCTCCTACGACGAAGCATTCGATACAAGAGTTTCAGCTGATCTTAAAGTGCGCTTTGGTGGCCCAAGTACAACAGCAGCGACGAAGAAAAAGTGGGAGAATCCAACAATTAATGCGTTAACAGCATCACCCAAGAGCAGGGATGTGAGGGTGCACGATATCTTAGTCTACAGGAGAGAACTTCAGTGTGGTATTGACGGCAACTGCATTTTTGTTCCTACTGACAGATTTATTAAGGCAAATCCAACTGAAATTTAA
- a CDS encoding transposase, with protein MGRSSRRLPPGHSFHITLRCNSRQFLIAKGLRRDVLLAVLAKAKQKVPHRLYAVCLMANHLHLLLRHDDANELPKLMHWFGWYSAMALNRLSGRCGHFWEARYYATAIAPTDHRRVLNTLRYIHANPKAAGIRKGFYDPYSNYGHYGRLACDGISEWHPSFLQLASSLKGCSRRYARFCQHYRHKSKGGSRCHWGSRMLKRLVEKGRSSQSRKNRVSPGQQKLPFAFDIRLNQIPEGWHQVAVRFRRANGIRDGDQILKLW; from the coding sequence ATGGGTCGATCATCTCGTCGGCTTCCTCCAGGACATTCATTTCACATCACGCTCAGATGCAATAGCCGTCAGTTTTTGATTGCCAAGGGGTTGAGACGGGATGTGCTGTTAGCAGTGCTCGCAAAAGCAAAGCAGAAGGTGCCTCATCGCTTGTATGCGGTGTGCCTGATGGCTAATCACCTGCATCTGCTTCTGCGTCATGATGATGCAAATGAATTGCCAAAGCTGATGCATTGGTTTGGCTGGTATTCAGCCATGGCACTAAACCGCCTTTCTGGTCGTTGCGGGCATTTTTGGGAGGCGAGGTATTACGCCACTGCAATTGCTCCAACAGACCACAGGCGAGTGCTGAATACATTGCGTTATATCCACGCCAATCCAAAGGCAGCAGGAATAAGAAAAGGGTTTTATGACCCCTATTCCAATTACGGGCATTACGGAAGATTGGCGTGTGATGGCATCAGTGAGTGGCACCCAAGCTTTCTGCAACTGGCATCAAGCCTGAAGGGTTGTTCCAGGCGATATGCACGGTTCTGCCAGCACTACCGGCACAAAAGCAAAGGCGGCTCTAGGTGCCATTGGGGCTCAAGAATGCTGAAACGATTAGTTGAAAAAGGCAGAAGCAGTCAAAGCAGGAAGAACCGGGTCTCACCAGGACAACAGAAATTACCCTTTGCTTTTGACATCAGACTCAATCAGATTCCAGAAGGCTGGCATCAAGTTGCGGTGAGATTCAGAAGAGCAAATGGCATCCGTGATGGTGATCAAATCCTCAAGCTGTGGTGA
- a CDS encoding carbamoyl-phosphate synthase codes for MQRSLRLSLSLSGVAALALSNGALLPAAAQEAGSAEDLGVMEINLKDAVKFNWGFQGALQGAGTPNQAGIGGFLPLAVGDNSVFFADVLLNANFADYGGNSSIINTDVAGTTISTSTRLGYRWLNSDRSWMYGVNGGYDSRPMNTGGTDTGVNVSGTEKSAFFQQVAVNAEAVSDSWNFNAYALVPVGDTEQQLNSVYQGGSLDTYGLDIGYFITPAVNASVGYYYQSGDLGEADGSGVLGRLAYEMTSGVTAGVNISYDEAFDTRVSADLKVRFGGPSTTAATKKKWENPTINALTASPKNRDVRVHDTKCYPGAVDVCI; via the coding sequence ATGCAGCGTTCACTGCGCCTGTCGTTATCGCTAAGCGGTGTTGCTGCACTGGCACTCTCTAATGGCGCTCTGCTTCCTGCGGCTGCTCAAGAGGCAGGTAGCGCAGAAGACCTCGGGGTGATGGAGATCAACCTTAAGGATGCAGTCAAGTTCAACTGGGGTTTTCAAGGCGCACTACAAGGAGCAGGCACGCCTAACCAAGCAGGTATTGGCGGGTTCTTGCCCCTCGCTGTTGGTGACAACAGCGTCTTCTTTGCTGATGTGCTGCTCAATGCCAACTTTGCTGATTACGGCGGCAATAGCAGCATCATCAATACCGACGTAGCTGGCACCACGATCAGTACCTCAACGCGATTGGGTTATCGCTGGCTGAATAGCGACCGCAGCTGGATGTATGGCGTTAACGGTGGCTATGACAGCCGCCCGATGAATACAGGTGGAACTGATACAGGCGTGAATGTCAGCGGCACAGAGAAGAGTGCTTTCTTCCAGCAGGTGGCAGTTAATGCAGAAGCAGTCTCTGATAGCTGGAACTTCAATGCCTATGCCTTAGTTCCTGTTGGTGATACAGAGCAACAGCTGAATAGCGTTTATCAAGGCGGCTCGCTTGATACCTACGGGCTTGATATTGGTTATTTCATCACTCCAGCCGTTAATGCTTCTGTTGGTTATTACTACCAAAGCGGTGACCTAGGAGAAGCAGATGGTTCCGGCGTACTCGGACGCTTAGCCTATGAAATGACCAGTGGCGTCACAGCAGGAGTCAATATCTCCTACGACGAAGCATTCGATACAAGAGTTTCAGCTGATCTTAAAGTGCGCTTTGGTGGCCCAAGTACAACAGCAGCGACGAAGAAAAAGTGGGAGAATCCAACAATTAATGCGTTAACAGCATCACCCAAGAACAGGGATGTTCGGGTGCACGACACGAAGTGTTATCCGGGTGCAGTGGATGTGTGTATTTGA
- a CDS encoding inverse autotransporter beta domain-containing protein — translation MLRRISLGLLASAISIASLPAIAQEDGSADDLGVMSISLKDVVKPTLGFQGALQGAGTPNQAGIGGFLPLSVGDNSVWFLDVLANANFADYENNSSIINTDVAGTTISTSSRLGYRWLNGDRSWMYGLNAGYDSRPMNTGGTDTGINVSGTEESAFFQQVAVNAEAVSNDWNFNAYALIPIGDTEQDLNFFYQGGALNTYGLDVGYFITPELNASVGYYYQSGDLGTADGSGVLGRVACEISSGLTAGVNVSYDEAFETRVSADLKVRFGGAATTAQRKEVQNQPVISALTSSPGNRDVRVHDVIDANGCQGPDAVNAARVLVAIACDGISINVMDKATGKVETFEPRIDKDGKKLLLTIDAEGRSKCERLRRTGFCNIDAKSDDGRPFMIPQGGDLIK, via the coding sequence ATGCTGCGTCGTATCTCCCTAGGGCTTTTGGCTTCTGCCATTTCCATTGCTTCTCTGCCTGCCATTGCTCAAGAAGATGGCAGTGCTGATGACCTTGGGGTGATGAGCATCAGCCTTAAGGATGTCGTCAAGCCAACTCTTGGGTTTCAAGGTGCATTGCAAGGAGCAGGAACACCGAATCAGGCAGGCATTGGTGGGTTCTTGCCCCTCTCTGTTGGAGACAACAGCGTTTGGTTTCTTGATGTCCTCGCCAACGCTAATTTCGCTGATTACGAGAACAACAGCAGCATTATCAACACCGATGTTGCTGGCACCACGATCAGCACCTCATCAAGGCTTGGTTATCGCTGGCTAAACGGAGACCGCAGCTGGATGTACGGGCTGAATGCTGGTTATGACAGCCGCCCGATGAATACAGGTGGAACTGATACCGGCATCAATGTCAGCGGCACAGAGGAGAGTGCGTTCTTCCAGCAGGTGGCAGTCAATGCAGAAGCAGTTTCCAATGATTGGAACTTCAACGCTTATGCCTTAATTCCTATAGGTGATACGGAGCAAGATCTCAACTTCTTTTACCAAGGCGGTGCACTTAACACCTACGGGCTTGATGTTGGTTATTTCATCACTCCAGAGCTGAATGCTTCTGTTGGTTACTACTACCAAAGCGGTGATCTAGGCACAGCTGATGGGTCTGGTGTGCTCGGAAGAGTTGCCTGCGAAATCAGCAGTGGCTTAACAGCAGGAGTGAACGTCTCATACGACGAAGCATTTGAGACCAGAGTTTCAGCTGATCTAAAAGTTCGTTTTGGTGGTGCAGCTACAACAGCACAACGCAAAGAAGTTCAGAATCAACCTGTCATATCTGCATTAACATCATCGCCAGGCAATAGGGACGTGAGGGTGCATGACGTGATAGACGCCAATGGTTGTCAAGGCCCGGATGCCGTAAATGCGGCGCGAGTTCTTGTTGCGATTGCTTGTGACGGCATTTCTATAAATGTTATGGACAAAGCGACCGGCAAGGTTGAAACTTTTGAGCCACGGATCGACAAAGACGGCAAAAAATTACTTCTTACCATAGACGCGGAAGGAAGGAGTAAGTGCGAACGGTTGCGAAGGACGGGGTTTTGCAATATTGATGCGAAGTCTGATGATGGACGTCCTTTTATGATTCCGCAGGGAGGAGATTTGATTAAATAA